The proteins below come from a single Prochlorococcus marinus str. MIT 9215 genomic window:
- the infB gene encoding translation initiation factor IF-2 — protein MTISDKIRIYELSRDLNLDNKDILGAAQKLSISVKSHSSSISAEEAEKIKNLINKKNPDKKILSIKKPSIKKDNYKQNKEDKSSLISSVEEKPFKDNPEKKPLLKKPLNKPESLKIISNQPKSLNKPTITNSSQSQANLTNQNLNSKTSQNLNQDKRNFRNNLTPPIKSPTKPPIQLIAKPKNTTKNVQSNESSQNILNSGGGRQISNKPDQNSSKSKTKNINNRMSPPELVGAPIRREGPNKQNNKQKTSFKQTVPNRPGMLNRPGLRNKPSDQGRPGSFNRQTNTNRPGAPSSNKPGMPNRPGLRNKPSDQGRPGSFNRQVNTNRSGAPIRPGMPNRPGSKFNGPKSPGMRKPVSPNELLKLQKTNKSENDKQVINNNEKQNSETTKQKVKAPNSRPHTAPNSKKLPHRTFSNNSKKPGKTDWDDSAKLEALRNKNPQKQRQKVRIIGENDDSLTSETSGYSGEKFSILSASLARPKKEKSDESKSQKTIKQFKKKKKETTRQRQKRRAMELKAAKEAKQIRPEMIIVPEDNLTVQELADKLSLESSEIIKSLFFKGITATVTQSLDLATIETVAEEFGVPVLQDDIQEAAEKTVDMIESEDLDNLIKRPPVITVMGHVDHGKTSLLDSIRESRVASGEAGGITQHIGAYQVEFEHESKKKKLTFLDTPGHEAFTAMRARGTKVTDVAVLVVAADDGCRPQTLEAISHARAAKVPIVVAINKIDKEGASPDRVKQELSEKNLIAEDWGGDTVMVPVSAIKKQNINKLLEMILLVSEVEDLQANPDRFAKGTVIEAHLDKAKGPVATLLVQNGTLKSGDVLAAGSVLGKIRAMVDEHGNRIKDAGPSFPVEALGFSEVPTAGDEFEVYPDEKTARAIVGERATDARATKLAQQMASRRVSLSSLSTQANDGELKELNLILKADVQGSVEAILGSLEQLPKNEVQVRVLLSAPGEITETDIDLAAASGSVIIGFNTSLASGAKKAADANDVDVREYEVIYKLLEDIQLAMEGLLEPDLVEESLGKAEVRATFSVGKGAIAGCYIQTGKLQRNCSLRVIRSEKVIFEGNLDSLKRSKDDVKEVNTGFECGVGCDKFSSWIEGDIIEAFKFVTKKRTLTQE, from the coding sequence ATGACTATCAGCGATAAAATCAGAATTTACGAACTCTCCAGAGACTTAAACCTGGACAATAAAGATATATTGGGTGCTGCTCAAAAACTTTCAATTTCAGTAAAAAGCCATAGCAGTTCAATTAGTGCAGAAGAAGCAGAAAAAATTAAAAATCTTATTAATAAAAAAAATCCAGATAAAAAAATACTTTCTATTAAGAAACCTTCAATTAAGAAAGATAATTACAAACAAAATAAAGAAGATAAATCATCTCTTATCTCTTCTGTGGAAGAAAAACCTTTTAAAGATAATCCAGAAAAAAAGCCATTGTTGAAAAAACCTCTTAATAAACCTGAAAGTCTAAAAATAATTTCAAATCAACCTAAATCTCTCAATAAACCAACAATTACCAACAGTTCACAATCTCAAGCGAATCTTACTAATCAAAATCTAAATAGTAAAACCTCACAAAATCTCAATCAAGATAAAAGAAATTTCCGAAATAACTTAACCCCACCTATTAAAAGTCCTACCAAACCCCCTATTCAACTAATTGCTAAACCTAAAAATACTACCAAGAATGTTCAATCCAATGAATCTTCCCAGAACATCTTAAATTCTGGGGGCGGGAGACAAATATCAAACAAACCTGACCAAAATTCGAGCAAATCTAAAACAAAAAATATTAATAACAGAATGTCACCACCTGAGCTCGTAGGAGCTCCAATAAGAAGAGAGGGACCCAATAAGCAAAATAATAAGCAAAAAACTTCTTTTAAACAAACTGTTCCCAACAGACCTGGCATGCTCAATAGGCCTGGGTTAAGAAACAAACCATCAGATCAAGGCAGACCTGGATCTTTCAACAGACAAACCAATACAAATAGGCCGGGTGCCCCCAGCTCCAACAAACCTGGCATGCCCAATAGGCCTGGATTAAGAAACAAACCATCAGATCAAGGCAGACCTGGATCTTTCAATAGACAAGTAAATACTAATAGGTCTGGTGCTCCCATCAGGCCTGGCATGCCCAATAGACCTGGGTCAAAATTCAATGGTCCAAAGTCACCTGGGATGAGAAAGCCAGTATCACCTAATGAACTCTTAAAACTTCAAAAAACTAATAAATCTGAGAATGACAAACAAGTTATAAATAATAACGAAAAACAAAATAGTGAGACAACCAAACAGAAGGTGAAAGCTCCAAATAGTCGTCCACATACTGCCCCTAATTCAAAAAAACTACCCCATAGAACATTTTCAAATAATTCTAAAAAGCCTGGGAAGACAGACTGGGACGACAGCGCGAAACTTGAGGCATTAAGAAACAAAAATCCCCAAAAACAAAGACAAAAAGTTCGTATTATCGGTGAGAATGATGATTCACTAACATCTGAAACAAGTGGATATTCAGGCGAGAAATTTTCAATCCTATCAGCTAGTTTGGCACGTCCAAAGAAAGAAAAGTCTGATGAATCTAAATCTCAAAAAACCATAAAACAATTTAAAAAGAAGAAAAAAGAGACTACTAGGCAAAGGCAGAAAAGAAGAGCTATGGAGTTAAAGGCTGCCAAAGAAGCCAAACAAATAAGGCCTGAGATGATAATAGTACCCGAAGATAATTTAACTGTTCAAGAATTAGCGGATAAATTAAGTCTTGAAAGTTCTGAAATAATTAAATCACTTTTTTTTAAAGGAATAACTGCAACTGTTACTCAATCACTCGACTTAGCAACGATTGAAACAGTAGCTGAAGAATTTGGGGTACCTGTCTTGCAAGATGATATCCAAGAAGCTGCTGAGAAAACAGTAGATATGATTGAATCTGAAGATCTTGATAATCTAATAAAAAGACCACCTGTTATTACAGTGATGGGTCATGTAGATCATGGCAAAACAAGTCTTTTAGATTCCATCAGAGAATCAAGAGTAGCTTCGGGTGAAGCAGGGGGCATCACTCAACACATAGGAGCTTATCAAGTTGAATTTGAACATGAATCTAAAAAGAAAAAATTAACTTTTCTTGATACCCCTGGACATGAAGCCTTTACTGCAATGAGAGCAAGGGGCACAAAAGTTACAGATGTAGCAGTTCTTGTAGTTGCTGCAGATGATGGTTGCAGACCTCAAACACTTGAAGCTATCAGTCATGCAAGAGCTGCAAAAGTACCAATTGTTGTTGCAATTAATAAAATTGACAAAGAAGGTGCATCTCCAGATAGAGTAAAGCAAGAACTTTCAGAAAAAAATTTAATTGCTGAAGATTGGGGAGGAGATACAGTGATGGTTCCAGTAAGTGCTATCAAAAAACAAAATATTAATAAATTGCTTGAAATGATTTTGTTAGTTTCCGAAGTAGAAGATCTACAAGCTAACCCTGATAGATTCGCAAAAGGTACAGTTATTGAAGCGCACCTAGACAAAGCCAAAGGGCCTGTGGCTACTTTGTTAGTACAAAATGGGACCTTAAAATCAGGAGATGTTTTAGCTGCGGGTTCAGTCCTCGGAAAAATTAGAGCAATGGTTGATGAACACGGTAATAGAATCAAAGATGCAGGACCATCATTCCCAGTAGAAGCCCTAGGATTCAGTGAAGTTCCCACAGCAGGTGATGAATTCGAAGTATATCCTGATGAGAAAACTGCTCGAGCTATTGTTGGAGAAAGAGCAACAGATGCTAGAGCTACAAAATTAGCTCAGCAAATGGCCTCTAGAAGAGTCAGCTTATCATCATTGTCAACTCAAGCAAATGATGGAGAGCTAAAGGAATTAAACTTAATTCTCAAAGCTGATGTTCAAGGTAGTGTTGAAGCGATATTAGGATCTCTAGAACAATTACCAAAAAATGAAGTTCAAGTAAGAGTTCTACTCTCTGCTCCTGGAGAAATAACTGAGACAGATATAGATCTCGCTGCAGCATCTGGCTCAGTAATCATTGGGTTTAACACCTCATTAGCATCTGGAGCAAAGAAAGCTGCTGATGCTAATGACGTTGATGTAAGAGAATATGAAGTAATCTATAAACTCTTAGAGGATATTCAGTTGGCAATGGAGGGCCTGCTTGAACCTGATCTTGTTGAAGAATCTTTAGGAAAAGCCGAAGTTAGAGCAACTTTCTCAGTTGGTAAAGGCGCTATAGCAGGCTGTTATATACAAACTGGTAAATTACAACGGAATTGTTCTCTTAGAGTAATTCGATCAGAAAAAGTAATTTTTGAGGGTAATTTAGACTCACTAAAAAGGTCGAAAGATGATGTTAAAGAAGTAAATACAGGATTTGAATGTGGAGTTGGGTGTGATAAATTCTCTTCTTGGATTGAAGGAGATATAATCGAAGCATTCAAATTTGTTACCAAAAAGAGGACATTAACTCAAGAATAA
- the nusA gene encoding transcription termination factor NusA produces MALVILPGLNNLIEDISEEKKLPPNIVEAALREALLKGYEKYRRTFYIGVNEDPFDEEYFSNFDVGLDLDEEGYRILSSKIIVEEVESEDHQISLLEVKQVADDAQIGDTVVLDVTPEKEDFGRMAASTTKQVLAQKLRDQQRKMIQEEFADLEDPVLTARVIRFERQSVIMGVSSGIGRPEVEAELPKRDQLPNDNYRANATFKVFLKEVSEIARKGPQLFVSRANAGLVVYLFENEVPEIQEGTVKIVAVSREANPPSRAVGPRTKVAVDSVEQEVDPVGACIGARGARIQQVVNELRGEKIDVIKWSSDPIQYILNSLSPAKVDLVRLVDPEGQHAHVLVPPDQLSLAIGREGQNVRLAARLTGWKIDVKNSHEYDQEAEDAAVSELIIQREEEENLQREAELRLEAEQAERAAEDARLRELYPLPEDDEEYGEETYVEETFTDSDQLETIQDGEISAKEERKR; encoded by the coding sequence ATGGCATTAGTTATTCTCCCAGGTTTAAACAATCTCATTGAAGATATTAGTGAGGAAAAAAAGTTACCTCCTAATATCGTGGAAGCTGCCTTACGTGAAGCTTTACTAAAAGGTTACGAAAAATATAGAAGAACTTTTTATATTGGAGTTAACGAAGATCCATTTGATGAAGAATACTTTAGTAATTTTGATGTTGGATTAGATCTAGATGAAGAGGGTTACAGGATTTTATCAAGCAAAATAATTGTAGAAGAAGTCGAAAGCGAAGATCATCAGATATCTTTATTAGAAGTTAAACAAGTAGCTGATGACGCTCAAATAGGAGACACGGTTGTTCTAGACGTTACTCCAGAAAAAGAGGATTTTGGGCGGATGGCTGCTTCAACAACGAAGCAAGTATTAGCCCAAAAGCTAAGGGATCAACAAAGAAAAATGATCCAAGAAGAATTTGCAGATTTGGAAGATCCTGTCTTAACTGCAAGAGTGATAAGATTTGAAAGACAATCGGTAATTATGGGAGTTAGTTCAGGTATTGGCAGACCTGAAGTAGAGGCCGAACTTCCTAAAAGAGATCAATTACCGAATGATAATTACAGAGCCAATGCAACTTTCAAAGTATTCTTGAAAGAAGTTAGCGAAATAGCCAGAAAAGGTCCACAACTTTTTGTAAGCCGAGCAAATGCTGGATTAGTCGTTTATTTATTTGAAAATGAAGTGCCGGAAATCCAAGAAGGTACGGTAAAAATTGTTGCTGTCTCAAGAGAAGCGAATCCTCCTTCAAGAGCAGTTGGACCAAGAACAAAAGTAGCCGTTGATAGCGTCGAGCAAGAAGTTGACCCTGTAGGTGCCTGTATTGGAGCTAGAGGAGCAAGAATCCAACAAGTAGTAAATGAATTAAGAGGAGAAAAAATTGATGTTATTAAATGGTCTTCTGACCCAATACAGTATATTTTAAACTCTTTAAGTCCTGCCAAAGTAGATCTCGTAAGACTTGTCGACCCGGAAGGGCAACACGCTCACGTACTAGTTCCTCCTGATCAATTGAGTCTCGCAATTGGTAGAGAAGGACAAAATGTCAGACTAGCCGCAAGATTAACTGGTTGGAAGATTGATGTCAAAAACTCACATGAATATGATCAGGAAGCAGAAGATGCTGCTGTCTCTGAATTAATAATTCAAAGAGAAGAGGAAGAGAATCTCCAGCGAGAAGCTGAGCTTAGATTAGAAGCCGAACAAGCTGAACGCGCTGCGGAAGATGCAAGATTAAGAGAGCTTTATCCTCTTCCTGAAGATGATGAAGAATATGGAGAAGAAACATATGTAGAAGAGACCTTCACGGATAGTGATCAATTAGAAACTATTCAAGATGGTGAAATATCCGCTAAAGAGGAGAGAAAACGATGA
- the rpiA gene encoding ribose-5-phosphate isomerase RpiA — MDSQTQMKKIVADAAIKEVESDMILGLGSGSTAALMIKSLADEIRSGKLQNIRGVATSFQSEVLALELDIPLIDLASVSQIDLAIDGADEVDPRFQLIKGGGACHVREKLVASKANRLLIVVDETKLVQNLNQTFPLPVEVLPNAWKQVEEVISEMKGSSSLRMATKKAGPIVTDQGNLILDVFFDGGIKNPKDIELSLNNIPGVLENGLFVDLTDKVLVGKIENNIPVVYSPSKFG, encoded by the coding sequence TTGGATTCACAAACTCAAATGAAAAAAATAGTTGCGGATGCAGCGATAAAGGAAGTTGAGAGTGACATGATTCTTGGATTAGGATCTGGATCTACAGCTGCTCTTATGATAAAAAGCCTTGCAGATGAAATACGTTCTGGAAAACTTCAAAATATAAGAGGTGTTGCAACTTCCTTTCAATCAGAAGTCTTAGCGCTCGAACTTGATATCCCGCTTATCGACTTAGCTTCAGTATCCCAAATCGATTTAGCTATTGATGGAGCAGATGAAGTTGATCCGAGATTTCAATTAATAAAAGGAGGTGGAGCATGTCATGTTAGAGAAAAGTTAGTGGCATCTAAAGCTAATCGATTATTGATTGTTGTTGACGAAACTAAACTTGTTCAAAACTTAAATCAAACTTTCCCTCTTCCTGTAGAGGTCCTTCCAAATGCTTGGAAACAAGTAGAGGAAGTGATCTCAGAGATGAAAGGTAGTTCTAGTTTAAGAATGGCTACTAAAAAAGCTGGTCCAATTGTTACTGATCAGGGTAATTTGATTTTAGATGTGTTTTTTGATGGTGGTATTAAGAATCCAAAAGATATTGAATTGAGCCTTAATAATATTCCTGGCGTCTTGGAAAATGGATTATTTGTTGATCTTACAGATAAAGTATTGGTTGGTAAGATTGAAAATAATATTCCAGTTGTTTATTCTCCTTCAAAATTTGGCTAA
- a CDS encoding TatD family hydrolase → MSDVELIDSHCHLIFENFDKDLEDVVLRLRSRGVKKLVHACCELTEIPKLKKISHQFNEIYYSVGLHPLEAKKWEQSSKSLLRKSAQEDKRVVAIGELGLDFFKNENKTEQIEALIPQMELAYELKLPVIIHCRDAANEMIEICSDLSSKGKCPDGVLHCWTGTPREMKQFLDLGFYISFSGIVTFPKAYEIHECAKIVPNDKYLIETDSPFLAPVPHRGKRNEPAFVENVANYMADLRSAELITIAKESSKNAEDLFKFDLLI, encoded by the coding sequence ATGAGCGATGTAGAACTCATAGACTCGCACTGTCATTTAATATTTGAAAATTTTGATAAAGATCTTGAAGATGTTGTTTTAAGATTGCGTTCGAGAGGTGTAAAGAAATTAGTTCATGCTTGTTGTGAATTAACAGAAATTCCAAAGTTGAAAAAAATATCTCATCAATTTAATGAAATTTATTATTCAGTTGGGTTGCACCCGCTAGAGGCAAAAAAATGGGAGCAAAGTTCAAAATCTCTTTTAAGAAAATCAGCTCAAGAAGATAAAAGAGTTGTCGCTATCGGAGAATTAGGTTTAGATTTTTTTAAAAATGAAAATAAAACTGAGCAAATTGAAGCACTTATTCCGCAAATGGAGTTAGCTTATGAACTTAAATTGCCTGTAATTATTCATTGCAGAGATGCTGCGAATGAAATGATTGAGATATGTAGTGATCTCTCTAGTAAAGGAAAATGTCCTGATGGTGTACTTCATTGTTGGACAGGAACTCCAAGAGAAATGAAACAATTCTTAGATCTTGGTTTTTACATCAGTTTTAGTGGAATAGTAACTTTTCCAAAAGCATATGAAATTCATGAGTGTGCCAAAATAGTCCCAAATGATAAATACTTAATCGAAACTGATTCACCATTCTTAGCTCCTGTACCTCATAGGGGTAAAAGAAATGAACCTGCATTTGTTGAAAATGTTGCTAATTATATGGCAGATTTAAGATCTGCTGAATTAATCACAATTGCTAAGGAGTCATCTAAGAATGCTGAAGATTTGTTTAAATTTGACTTGTTAATTTGA
- the hisD gene encoding histidinol dehydrogenase, giving the protein MKIINNKEIAIQELKRISARTNLENNNKINAIVEEILQEVKNYGDTAVRKYTRKFDGFDPNPMQVSKEELKDAWNEIDCDLKRSLEVAYRRIKKFHEKEIPSSFTIRGEHGDTVQRKWRPVKNAGIYIPGGRAAYPSTVLMNAVPATVAGVEEITMVSPGNREGKINTTVLAAAHLSGINKVFRIGGAQAIGALAFGTDQINKVDVISGPGNIYVTTAKKLIFGSTGIDSLAGPSEILIIADKTAQSTHIASDLLAQAEHDPLASSILLTTSNNQAKEVLDEIYKKIDNHPRKEICLQSIKDWGLIVICENYKSCIELSNNFAPEHLEILALDSKKILQGIENAGAIFLGKWTPEAVGDYLAGPNHTLPTSGNSRFSGSLGVETFMKNTSIIEFNEKSLRANSLDIINLAKSEGLHSHANSVQIRFKD; this is encoded by the coding sequence ATGAAGATTATAAATAATAAAGAAATCGCTATCCAAGAATTAAAAAGGATTTCTGCTCGAACTAACTTAGAGAACAATAATAAAATAAATGCAATTGTCGAAGAAATCCTTCAAGAAGTGAAAAATTATGGTGATACAGCAGTGAGAAAATATACCAGAAAATTTGATGGTTTCGACCCTAATCCTATGCAAGTTAGTAAAGAGGAGTTGAAGGATGCATGGAATGAAATTGATTGTGATTTAAAACGTTCACTTGAGGTAGCCTATAGAAGAATTAAAAAATTTCATGAAAAAGAAATTCCATCATCCTTCACTATAAGAGGTGAACATGGTGATACAGTCCAAAGGAAATGGAGACCAGTTAAAAATGCTGGTATCTATATCCCCGGAGGTAGAGCTGCTTATCCAAGTACTGTATTAATGAATGCTGTACCCGCAACAGTAGCAGGAGTAGAGGAGATCACAATGGTTTCTCCTGGTAATAGAGAAGGGAAAATAAATACAACTGTTTTGGCTGCAGCTCACTTATCAGGAATCAATAAAGTTTTTAGAATTGGAGGAGCTCAAGCAATTGGTGCTTTAGCATTTGGTACAGATCAAATCAATAAAGTTGATGTTATTTCAGGCCCAGGTAATATCTATGTAACTACTGCAAAAAAACTAATTTTTGGTTCTACAGGTATAGATTCATTAGCAGGTCCAAGTGAAATATTAATCATTGCGGATAAAACAGCTCAAAGCACACATATAGCATCTGATCTCCTCGCACAAGCAGAGCATGATCCTTTGGCATCTTCAATACTTCTTACCACTTCAAATAACCAGGCAAAAGAAGTTTTAGATGAAATTTATAAAAAAATAGATAATCATCCAAGAAAAGAAATTTGCTTGCAGTCAATAAAGGATTGGGGATTAATTGTAATTTGCGAGAACTATAAATCATGTATTGAACTAAGCAATAATTTTGCTCCAGAACATCTAGAAATATTAGCTTTAGATTCAAAAAAGATTCTTCAAGGTATAGAAAATGCAGGAGCAATATTTTTAGGGAAATGGACCCCGGAAGCTGTGGGAGATTATCTAGCTGGACCAAATCATACCCTACCAACATCAGGAAATTCTAGATTTAGCGGTTCTCTAGGAGTTGAAACTTTTATGAAAAACACGTCAATAATAGAATTTAATGAAAAAAGTTTAAGAGCTAATAGCCTTGATATTATTAATCTTGCCAAAAGTGAGGGCTTACATAGCCATGCCAACTCAGTACAAATAAGATTTAAAGATTAG
- the rimP gene encoding ribosome maturation factor RimP, which translates to MYKENKNKLEILLKKVANEWDLKICSINIQTNQNPTVVKIIIKKTNGDDISLEDCALFNAPASEEIENSNLLNCSYVLEISSQGVSDELTSDRDFKTFKGFPVNVQLNQKNSKKKFLNGLLYEKSNDYLAINIKGKIKKIPFDEVLKISLCTLKD; encoded by the coding sequence TTGTATAAAGAAAACAAAAATAAACTTGAAATTCTTTTGAAAAAAGTTGCCAACGAATGGGATCTCAAAATCTGCAGTATAAATATCCAAACCAATCAAAATCCCACAGTTGTAAAAATCATTATTAAAAAAACTAATGGTGATGATATTTCACTTGAAGATTGTGCTTTATTTAATGCTCCAGCATCTGAAGAAATAGAAAATTCAAATCTTTTAAATTGTTCATATGTGTTAGAAATAAGTAGTCAAGGGGTCAGTGATGAATTAACCTCAGATAGAGACTTCAAAACTTTTAAGGGTTTTCCAGTTAATGTTCAGTTAAACCAGAAAAATTCCAAAAAAAAATTTCTTAATGGTTTACTTTATGAAAAGTCTAACGATTATTTAGCCATTAACATAAAAGGAAAGATTAAAAAAATCCCTTTTGATGAAGTACTAAAGATTAGTCTTTGCACATTAAAAGATTAA
- a CDS encoding trypsin-like peptidase domain-containing protein, which translates to MNFIKIRFINLIRIFIIFCFCFVNFSQSGEVLALASFESHNFVSSAVKNVGPAVVKIDTERLIERQQFDPTLLDPLLRDLLGEQGITPERERGQGSGVIINQNGLVLTNAHVVERVDDVSVTLADGTICDGKVMGTDVVTDLALVKIDDSKQFSFAPLGNSEDLEVGDWAIALGTPYGLEKTVTLGIVSSLHRDINSLGFSDKRLDLIQTDAAINPGNSGGPLINSNGEVIGINTLVRSGPGAGLGFAIPINLARSVSDQLLQNGKVIHPYLGVQLISLNPRIAKEHNQDPNSLVQLPERNGALIQSIIPNSPAEKAGLRRGDLVIAAENISIEEPKALLDEVEKAQIGKVFLLNVLRDNKEIQINIKPEPLPGLT; encoded by the coding sequence ATGAATTTTATAAAGATTAGATTTATTAATTTAATCCGAATATTCATTATATTTTGTTTTTGTTTTGTTAATTTCTCTCAGAGTGGAGAAGTTTTAGCTTTGGCTTCTTTTGAAAGTCATAATTTTGTATCATCCGCAGTAAAAAATGTGGGACCCGCAGTTGTTAAAATTGATACTGAACGATTGATTGAGAGGCAACAATTTGATCCAACTTTATTAGACCCTTTATTGAGGGATTTACTCGGTGAGCAAGGAATTACCCCTGAAAGAGAGAGAGGCCAAGGATCTGGTGTAATTATAAATCAGAATGGTTTGGTTCTTACAAATGCTCATGTAGTAGAGAGAGTTGATGATGTTTCAGTAACACTGGCAGACGGAACTATTTGCGACGGCAAAGTTATGGGAACTGATGTGGTGACCGACTTAGCTTTAGTCAAGATCGATGACTCTAAACAGTTTAGTTTTGCTCCACTTGGAAATTCTGAAGATCTTGAAGTTGGAGATTGGGCAATAGCTCTAGGTACTCCTTATGGTCTAGAAAAAACAGTTACCTTGGGTATTGTAAGTAGCCTTCATAGAGATATTAATAGTCTAGGTTTTTCAGATAAAAGGCTTGATCTTATTCAGACTGATGCTGCAATAAATCCTGGGAATTCTGGAGGACCACTTATCAATTCAAATGGAGAGGTAATTGGAATCAACACATTAGTTAGAAGTGGTCCGGGAGCAGGCCTAGGTTTCGCAATTCCTATAAATCTTGCTAGAAGTGTTTCAGATCAGCTTCTTCAAAATGGGAAAGTTATTCATCCATATTTAGGAGTCCAATTAATTTCTTTGAATCCGAGAATTGCTAAAGAACATAATCAAGACCCAAATTCATTAGTTCAATTACCAGAAAGAAATGGAGCTTTAATTCAATCAATCATCCCTAATAGTCCTGCTGAAAAAGCTGGTTTAAGAAGAGGAGATTTAGTAATAGCAGCAGAAAATATTTCTATTGAAGAACCCAAAGCTTTGCTTGATGAAGTAGAAAAAGCTCAAATAGGGAAAGTATTCCTCCTAAATGTTTTGAGAGACAACAAAGAGATACAGATAAATATAAAGCCTGAACCTTTGCCAGGTTTGACATAA
- a CDS encoding DUF3493 domain-containing protein — protein MSKIDPELKKKLLKESQSPFKGLRRILWIAFSGSAFLGLLIMLSKIASGGELQQNNLFIQIGACVLFPTLLFFDRNKDL, from the coding sequence ATGTCAAAAATAGATCCTGAATTAAAAAAGAAATTATTGAAAGAGTCCCAGTCTCCATTCAAGGGGTTAAGGAGAATATTATGGATAGCTTTCAGTGGTTCAGCATTTTTAGGACTTCTAATAATGCTTTCCAAAATTGCAAGTGGTGGTGAATTACAGCAAAATAATCTTTTTATACAAATTGGTGCTTGTGTACTGTTCCCGACTTTATTGTTCTTTGATAGGAATAAGGATTTATAA
- a CDS encoding YlxR family protein, translated as MTPQTPVMRICISCRKTYDRKHLIKITKDHKLGILFQKGMGRSAYICKLKKCYSDSKIKKKLQKALKTPLEPEFIDIFEKEMTSYNDYPN; from the coding sequence ATGACGCCACAAACCCCTGTTATGCGTATCTGCATTTCATGTAGAAAAACATATGACAGGAAACATCTTATAAAGATAACTAAAGATCATAAGCTAGGTATTCTCTTTCAAAAAGGGATGGGGCGATCAGCCTACATCTGCAAGTTAAAAAAATGTTACTCAGATTCGAAGATCAAAAAAAAGCTTCAAAAAGCTTTAAAAACACCTTTAGAACCAGAATTTATTGATATTTTTGAAAAAGAAATGACAAGCTACAATGACTATCCCAATTAG
- the rpsT gene encoding 30S ribosomal protein S20 → MANNKSAKKRIQIAERNRLNNKSYKSTVRTLTKKTLENCEKYKKEPNEDNMNLVKTSLNKAFSLIDKAVKKNVLHKNNGANKKSKINKFVKTALNIK, encoded by the coding sequence GTGGCTAATAACAAATCTGCAAAAAAAAGAATTCAAATTGCCGAAAGAAATCGTTTAAACAATAAATCATACAAATCTACAGTTAGAACTTTGACTAAAAAAACTTTAGAAAATTGCGAAAAATATAAAAAAGAACCAAATGAGGATAATATGAATTTAGTCAAAACAAGCCTTAATAAAGCTTTTAGTCTTATAGATAAAGCAGTTAAAAAAAATGTTCTTCATAAAAATAATGGAGCAAATAAAAAATCAAAAATTAACAAATTTGTAAAAACTGCTCTTAACATAAAGTAA